In Gossypium arboreum isolate Shixiya-1 chromosome 3, ASM2569848v2, whole genome shotgun sequence, the sequence tttggtaagctgcaaaatttggactgcaaagtgcatgatttcgtgcctcgatatttttgggcttaatgggccaaaattggaatgatgggccaatcagcccaattcggtaagaaccctcgtaGTGATtctcattagtacgtgaaaggtaggaatatgcatgaaaaaccctaaaatagataaattactgaaatagctttaaaagtggaaaatttacgctttacccctaggagataaattaccaaatacccctagggttaaattgacttaaatgcttgtttgatcgttgttatttactgcatgccatgttgttattatcgatgcatgggattgggatattgacggaggaagtattgaaagtggcttgtccacgtcttggaggctttgcctcaatttatcgttaactcGAGCGACAATGCCGCAActatggagtgttaaatgggtgggttgagctatcccacatggagtgtatggctggtacggtggagtgtagtggttggtgggttgagtagtctcccaaatgggcttgcatatgtttctcgatgttgcatgtattttgaaatgggcctatgggccatcttttatctctgaataagggctaaggcccgctttattataatctgaaaagggctcgcccaagaccatcatacactgaatgggcttaggcccaataggcttgagtgacttgagctttgaatgggttttccttgcacatgagtttccccaaactcacccctttattttcatccacgcagaaatccccaaccatagtgggcttggagtcgtgagggaattgagtggccacccgctcgaaagtttgattttcttcggtgaactggacatccttttatttacgtttgaagttttgggcttttaaatgtaataaggtcgcttaattatttttgatggttttaatatgtattactaagataggtaatacttattttaactgttgaaactggatagctttagggcgcgttttcaaaaacaacagttgatttcaaaataacacgacaacaagcaaagcttccgcaatgaaaatattttccaaaattaatcacttttcctaaaaatgacttaatcaaatcggtttcctagaaatatccatgacgttaaggtgtggcaatggcggtatgcatgtctaggattggatccgaagggagcttggtacttaagcagtccgatggactcaccacctcttttccggtttcttacctggtgcacagcttcctttcactttaacccttaatggaattatcttttaaaaaactaagtaggttttttctggatcaacaatataaaatgttttgaacgcttcaatgtggcatgtcggatccggccataacgtctgggccgggtttgggttgttacaaaaataatataaaaattaatgtggGCGGGCCGGGTCGGGCctgaattttaacatttttatccgaGTCGAGCTTtgacaaaattttaagcccatttttcgggttgGGCCAGACCCAAGCCTATTAAAtgagcctaaatttttagttgagcccgaccCATGAACACCTTCACAATCTAACCCAAGCGTAGCacaaaataaaaactagcatatatatatatttgttttatttgCAACCATTGATGGGTTTTTTTGGGATGAATTTTAAAAAGATACTAGTTGAAGTTCTTGATGAAACAAATTTTCCCGGCATTTatgaaattactttttaaataTATGTCGAGTATTTTGCTTTGcatcatttttttttatatttttttgagtgttttatatattttaataaattttatgtatttttaaactTTTAGAATTATGACTAAATTAGTATAATGTGtaaatattaaatgttaaatttgttATTCTTTTAAAGTCGAGATTAAATTAGTAAAATGGATAAACATTGAGagctaattttgttattataccaGGTTAAGTTTGTATTTCATTCAGTGATCAAACCCATTTTAAAGGTAGAGTGACTCAAATCGACAACTTATCTAacattagtaattaaaataatttatttttaaaataagtgACCTAAATAAGAACGTGAATAAACTCAAATGACAAAATAGATAATTTACCCATAACTCAATGAGTAACATTGTCCTACTTCTCATATTCAAAATCCAAGCAGCCAATGGTTCCTTGACTATCTTGCCAAGTTGAAATCTCGAATTCTTAAATATCTAAATTCAAGTCTTATCATATCTAATTATCATATATAAATTTTCTCTTTATTTATATTTAGGTTCAAATCCATCATGTACAAATCTTATTTAAATATGTTTTGAATTTCAAATACacatattttatattgatttattctaattataattacttaaataaatatttttataattatactaatatataaaataaaaacagcCCAGCCGACAGAGAAGCAGATAGATAAGAAAAGAGAACAGTGTGGACTCGCCCAATCCTATCTGCAAATAAATCTCCAAGCCGAGAGAAATTAATTTCTCATGGTGGTTGTTGCACgtaactaattttctaaattacCATCCTACCCATCTATATCTACCCCCAGTGTTTCATAACAGGCAGTCAACAACAAAAGTTCAACAAGGGTAATTTaggtaattgaaaaaaaaatgaaaatacgaAAAGAATATCCGTTTTggtttttcccttttcttccaGTGTTTTCTTCTTCTTAATCATTGAAAGACATTGACCCCCCCTCCAAAACGACGCCGCTCTAGCCTATCGGAGGCCGCATACTCGCCGTCAATAAGCTTTGATACTTTCTTGATTGGAGCTCCGATATCCGCTTTTCACAAGGTCCATTTCTGATTACATCGCTTTGCTTTGTTTGGTTTGgttttgctttgattttttttccttttctttttcgttGTTCGTTACGATTTCTAATAGATTTTTGTTTGATTTCAGATAATGGAGCAAAAAGCTTGgctaattttggtgatttttacatGTTTAATTGCATCTTCTTGTGGGAGAGGTACTTTTTGaattcaattattttaatttctgaaAATTTCTTTTTTAAAGTTAGGTCTTTTTGTTATAATTATCATGAATGATTCCTAATTTATGCAAATAAATGTAGTAATCAGCTGAAGAACttctatttttatttgatttttgtaGCTTTTGAGATTTTTTAAAGTCTAGTTCATTAAGGGATCTGCTTCCATTTACTGCAGAATTGAAGGTAGACCACAAGCATAAACTCCCCGTCTACAATCATACGCTTGCCACCATTTTAGTAGAATACGCTTCCGCGGTAAAGTTTGTTCTTATGAATTTGAGCTTTTACGGATTAAGTAGCTTTCGAGGAAATTCTAGTTTTGTGTTGCAGTTGGTTAAATAATGAGCTGATTTATTCATTTATATGTATCCATATTCCATAGTTGGATGAAATTTGAAGCAAGTGACATGAGGATTCTTAGAATAGATAAGTCAATGGGTTCAATTTTGTTGTCTAGATGTTTTATAAGCGCTGCTGTTTGCTTCTTTATATTGCTTTGTATTTCATTATTGTTGTTATGATAGCTTGGGAAAATTTTGTTCTTGTAGGTGTACATTTCAGATTTGACGGAACTTTTTACTTGGACTTGTGAAAGATGTAATGGTTTGACTAAGGTACTTGATTTTCTAGTGGTTTCTTCTTTGATCTTCAATGTTTAACTAGGTTTCTAGTTGAATGTATTGTACTAATGCTCCTTTATATTGAAACAGGGATTTGAAGTTATTGAGCTTGTTGTTGATATTGAGAACTGTTTACAGGTGCATCTCTTTGTGTGCTTCGATATTTATTGAAATCACAACCCATGTAGGTGTTAAAATTAATGGTTATAATTGACATGAAATTGACTATAAATTGATAGGCATTTGTCGGAGTGGCGAAGAATCTTAATGCCGTTGTTATTGCCTTTAGAGGAACGCAGGAACACAGGTTCTAACGTCATTTGCTTCTCTAGTTTCTGTTCAATTAATGTTTTCAAAAGAAGGTTATTCATGGCATCAAAACATAAGTGATAAACAAGATTTGAAGTATGGAGAAACTGATAGGCTTTGTTCTTTCTAAAAATGAATATGTTTTACTGTTTTCTGTTTGATTGATTTGTCTGTCTGTTTGCAGCATACAGAATTGGGTTGAAGACTTATTCTGGAAACAGCTTGATTTAAATTACCCTGGCATGCCTGATGCTATGGTATGCATAACAAACTCCTCCCAAATTTTGTATTTTTGCTGGAGTGATTGTAATTAATCTTTTGTCTTTTTTGGCTATTTCAGGTGCACCATGGATTTTATACTGCTTACCACAACACAACCATACGCCACGGAGTTCTGCATGCAGTTAAAGAAGCAAAAGAGTTCTATGGGGACCTTGATATCATGGTGACAGGTCATTCAATGGGAGGGGCTATGGCTTCCTTTTGTGCACTTGATCTAGTGGTAATCTTGAATCTTTCTTGCTTAAGTTGGAAATATGTTGTTATTCTTTTTTCATTGTGCTATAAATGTGAAACCTTCTATATTGCAACACTAGTTTGAATTATGTAGCATGGTTTTTCCAAATCTTTTCAGTTAATTTTCCATTCTTAAATTTTGGGAGCTTTGCTGGTTGCTTTGTCAGAGTTGTAATGCGAACATGAATCTTTATTTCCAGGTTAATCATGAAGCTAAGAGTGTTCAAGTTATAACATTTGGACAGCCTCGGATTGGGAATGCTGCGTTTGCATCTTTCTATGCCAAACTCGTGCCAAATACAATTAGAGTGACAAATGACCATGATATCGTCCCTCATCTGCCACCATACTATTATTATTTCCCTCAAAAGACATACCATCACTTTCCTAGAGAGGTAAGTATCTGTGAGTGTTGAAATTAATTCTCTATGATTTCTGGTATTACTTGGCAATGTAAATGTAAATGTAAATGTAGGCCTGAGAGTTTTACTAATTGGATTATATCAACTATTGGTACTTgattattgaaaatttgaatgttaTGTAACTTCCAGTATAAAAACTTTTGCTGCCATGAGGGAAGCCTGGATTGTTACTAATATCCATCTGTTGTCTTGATTCTTGAGTAACACTGACAGTTAATGTCAGTATAAAGATGTGTCGCATGTTTTTAATGACTCTCGAAAGAGACTTTCTCATGGTACTAATGGTTATTGCGTTCCATGCATATAAATATGATCAAGTTATTTTCTTTTTGAGTGTCTATACAATTTAACATCCATAAATGTAAGGATGCACTTGTGCCCTGTTGTTTGACATTTTAAGCCTAAAGTTTCTATATTGGAGATGTGATGGATAGAGGACTCATATTTGATGCATGTAAGGCTGCAGCCTGATTAAACTTAGAACATCATGGATAAGTTTGTTAAATTATATTCTATTTGTAGGTGTGGCTGTATTCCCTTGGACTGGGAAGTCTGGTTTATAGAGTTGAGAAGGTCTGTGATGGTTCCGGTGAAGATCCAACCTGTAGTAGGTAAGCCTATTTTGGTATGTTGATTTTGATTGTGATGGAAATTTATCAGTACAATGAACTTCATTTATTACTTAAGCCTATATTGCTCTGACCCTTCAATTTTCTTGAGTCATCTGTGTTTAGCACATTTCTAACATGGGTATCGGGATCTGTTCCACCAAGTGCATGAACAACTTAAAAAATATTTGAACATACCCGTGTTAGACATGTACCCGTTTCCAATAATCACACTCAAGTAACATAAGCTTAAGCAACTTTGCCTCCTTCATTTCTTAATTTCTAAGAGACTCATCGTTTCCTCTCACCTTCTCGataagaaaaggaaaataatGGCATGGATAGATTTACGTTGTGTTATTACTGTGGGAATCTGTTAGGAACTCTTCCATTTTCACTTTCTACTGTAGGTCGGTGACAGGTAACAGCATCATGGACCATTTGAACTATTATGGTGTCGATTTAATGTGCCAAGAATGGAGATCATGCAGAATCGTGATGGATCCTCGTGTTGCGGAGTATGGCAAAACGGATCACAAAGGAAATTTCATTTTGTCCAGAGCACCAGCCATGCGTGTTCGGTCGAATGAAGGGGAAGTTAAAGCTAGTGCATAATTGATCAATTTATGGTTTCACCCTTCCACGGTTTATGGATTTCTGACTGCTTCAGGTAACTACGTTTTCGTTCTGCCATTGAAGCAAATGTAAAATGTCATTGAAAAAGATTACTAATGTAGGTTTTCGTTAGGAATGAATTCATGTAAATATCCTCCGAAATGTGTACATTTCTTATTATATTTATGGATATTAGGCTAATGGCCAGTTCCTAATATCCTCCCATTTGTTGAATCTTATAATTCATGAGAAACTAATTGAATCTTGGTGTAGGCGGTTGAAGCGATTAGATTACTGATTTTCAGTTCAATCatgacaaaataaaaaataaaaaaattaataaatacaaACAATGAAACAAGTAATATTGAAACAGAAACAATCATTTTATAAATTCTAGTAAGATATATAAACTAGTTTAAATTCGATTTTAACGATTTTCTAATTGATTTGTAACCGGttttaatggtttttttttttatcagttcatttctttttctattaAATGGTTGGTTAACGGATCCATCTTACtgaataaatcaagaaaaaaaatcatttgttgCCCATATCGATAGTTTAATTTGCAGCAGCTTATGGTGAAAGAATAAAAGTGTCAGTGGGTGGTCCAACCCGCCCTGGACTTAGATGAAAACAAATACTAAAGAATTTTTGTGGTTATAATGATATGTTTTGGATCCCACGCAAAAATGGATTCAAAGTGGATCGTATCTATGCGTATATCTTAATTCTCAAAGATACAATTCACTTGCCACTGACGAAACAGTGCACACAATTCTagaatttctctttttcttttccttttattcTTTGGAATTATGTACAAGAAAAGAACTCTTTGCATCGACACCTTCAGATCTGATTACTATATATATACAGAGAGAGAGACACACACACGTTAAAGGCtaacatatttaaaattattaattaaaattttattttgaatgaaaattcacatataaattaaaatctaagggttaaataaaagtatataagtTTTGTTGAgtgtttctttatttttcttaggtaataatttttgcatatttatattatatggaTACTGTTTATTAAAATGACATATTAGATAGTTTCACGCATATAGATACATATTTTACTCTAAACTCAGATCGTGTTTATAAGGTCTTATGCACGTGTAACCTTGTAGGAGAGGGAGCTCATCCCATGAGCTCATTAGGATCCGGTCCCAAATTCATTCGAATTTTGGGCCGATGATGATAATTATTCTAACAAGTTTATTTGAATGAAGTGTTAAAAAATACATCAATGTAAAACTTAAGTGATTTtacattctttaaatttttatacaattaatattttaacaatccaacagaataattagaaattttcaatttattctaaACTTGACCTGCATTATCTACATGaatggagcatgaaatatgactattggattgttaaaatattaataatataaaagtcTTAAGTTTTAACCGGTATAAGTGAATCCTCCTCATAATCGATATattgaataattttataatataaattcaatatttataaaatttaatatttaatatttaatatttgatttttcaattaattaaacCACACATCTTCGCATATAAAAAAAATCTTACTAATATACTAAACAATTTTACCGTatacatttaatttttcaatttattaaacCACACATCTTTCAtcttaagaaaattaaaatagaaaCTTAAATTAGAGTATGATAAATCATACTTAAACCGTACAAGAAAGAAACAATTAATTTTGTACTGAtgaacaaataatacaaaattaggTGATGTGAACTttattaaccatcaaattttgacAAATTCTCTAAACGTACATATTCTTTTCAACAACCCAAAGTATCAAATAATAACAATTATGCTCACAATAGCTACATTCTAAAATATTGTTCAAATCAATCATTATCGTAACtatcaatcaaattaaaaaagtaaatttaattggattataaatgaaatcttttgttaatttttttatatttttatagatttaaaatttagtccaatAACTAATTCTTGCATTCTGTAAGTTCATTAAAGAGTAGATGTTGACTACGAATTTTAAAGTTACTCTATACCCAAGGTGATGATCAACCCCTCGACCACTGGTTAAGGCTCCTCTACTGATAACAATTGATTAACATAgctgtaaaataaatatttttattccaaaatatcatataaattaatctcaatataaaatttttacaatttaacaattaaacttgaattttaaattcaaaaataaaaaaataaaaaaagagaataatttaatttcgaaatataaaaaaaatactttaaaacttTTTACTATTCCATTTAAAGTTTAGGGTTGAGATGATGTGATGTGTACCGCATGCACATGTTTGTTAAAATGCCTgaaaaaggaaaattaacagTCTGAAAATGATTCGCTCACATTGCGGCGCCCCtctttttcattcattcatttccCACAAAGTCATCACACCAAATTGGATATATTAATTAATAACACTACCTTGTACTttataaaaggttaaatttaaaatttagtcctcatcttttaattttgagatattgaatcctcatttttttaatttaaaattttagtccttcTGTCAATTTTTTCAGTAGAAAaggtaaaataatttttagccctcaaacatttataattttttgacAATTTGATCCTTACTCTTTAAAAGTGCATAAAcaattaaaaatgttttaaaattaaaagtgtttttttcatattttaataaaaatataaaaatcgtgaaaagtttaaaattaaaaatttaaaattttattctaaataattttaaaaatatgaaaaatataaaaatttccaaaatttaaaaatgtgttaTTTACCCATGGTACTTTGGGTATCCATATTAAATCAAATTTggataaattgttttattttaaatcagaataattttatataaaaatatttttatgcaaatttaattataatgtatataaatattattataatttttaaaaataaaataaaatgaattgatttaaattaaaataattaaaattttcaattaagaaAATCAGCAACATCCACAACCATTCACCAACCCAATACCCACCGTGGTTCACACTTCACagcatatttatataaaaattaaagccGAGGAATGGAACTAAACGTTGGCGTTTTGGTAGAATTTACAGTGCAGTAGCTTTTAACAATTGTTCCTTTGTCTTGAATTTTTTCAGAGGTCCTTCCTGAGAAAACCAAAATAGAAAGAGACAGAGATCAATTGGTGATTCGGCTCGCTgggttaaaaaaattgaaaatctatcaactctacattttgtaattttttatattttattgaaaatatgaaaaagacttttaatttttaaaatattttttgtattgtttatgtataaatattgaagggtagaataattattttacctttttataaTAACCAGATCATCACTTCTAACACCAAAATTGACAGAGTAATcaagattttaaataaaaaaatagggaTTCAATGTTTCAAATTtgaaatataaggactaaattttaaatctcGAGAAAAGTACTGGGATCTTTAGCTTATTTAAACCTTTATAAGACCTCAAACTCTATTATTATTGAG encodes:
- the LOC108474388 gene encoding lipase, whose translation is MEQKAWLILVIFTCLIASSCGRELKVDHKHKLPVYNHTLATILVEYASAVYISDLTELFTWTCERCNGLTKGFEVIELVVDIENCLQAFVGVAKNLNAVVIAFRGTQEHSIQNWVEDLFWKQLDLNYPGMPDAMVHHGFYTAYHNTTIRHGVLHAVKEAKEFYGDLDIMVTGHSMGGAMASFCALDLVVNHEAKSVQVITFGQPRIGNAAFASFYAKLVPNTIRVTNDHDIVPHLPPYYYYFPQKTYHHFPREVWLYSLGLGSLVYRVEKVCDGSGEDPTCSRSVTGNSIMDHLNYYGVDLMCQEWRSCRIVMDPRVAEYGKTDHKGNFILSRAPAMRVRSNEGEVKASA